Proteins co-encoded in one Chroococcidiopsis sp. TS-821 genomic window:
- a CDS encoding chromosome segregation ATPase, with amino-acid sequence MREQGIPDDWSVGKASSCEDSSQSLPSVAKIGASGVGKHRLNEGGNTPGPQPKAPKRLSPKRKVQGWSKNWVFWVGLGGSITSGASLIALAMLLKSPAAPNCPAIFWPLASASVRLHCAQVAANKQTVKDLLQAIALVEALPDDHPLRPEINRLLEQWSLDILALAEQDFQAGRLEQAIATAQQIPRDVPAYQNVASTIANWRSIWSKAEAIYAEVEDNLRARHWHQAFMETVRLLSVGNEYWATTKYAELNQKIEIAREDASKLAKAESLAKRGGADNLVEAIKIAESIGVNSYMYQEARSLIPDLGRQMMALAQAALDRRDANTAIEIANRIPASTGLRAEAQDFTTLASAQQSAWMGEIPDIETAIATAQKIAIDRPLYSRAQELIAQWQLEIEAVARLDRARQLAQGGTIGDLTAAITEAQLISDTNPRAAQARTEINRWRRQVETIEDRPLLNRAEDLAAGGDIASLQAAINEASQIRSGRALYREAQSRIRNWTSRIQRTQDQPILDEARFLASSGNLPAAIATAQRIAPGRALSGEAQAAINDWQGQIRARQNWQEARRTALQGTPEALAQAIRLANRVPRTSPLRAEVNPAIAQWSQQLFNLALSRGQYDIPGGIAIARRIPPGTDAYRAAQQQITAWEKILNPEPVVVPTIPTPTSTPTQLPQ; translated from the coding sequence ATGAGAGAGCAAGGTATTCCCGATGATTGGTCTGTTGGCAAAGCTTCTAGCTGCGAAGATAGTAGCCAGTCTTTACCTTCCGTTGCGAAAATTGGTGCTTCTGGAGTAGGAAAGCATAGATTGAATGAAGGTGGCAACACTCCAGGACCGCAACCAAAAGCCCCTAAAAGATTATCGCCGAAGCGAAAAGTACAAGGATGGTCGAAAAATTGGGTTTTTTGGGTAGGATTAGGAGGCTCGATCACAAGTGGAGCGAGTCTTATTGCGCTAGCGATGCTACTAAAGTCACCAGCAGCACCAAATTGTCCTGCCATTTTTTGGCCTTTAGCTTCAGCCTCGGTACGTCTGCATTGCGCGCAGGTAGCCGCCAATAAGCAAACAGTAAAAGACTTATTACAGGCGATCGCGCTTGTTGAAGCCTTGCCCGACGATCACCCACTGCGCCCAGAAATCAATCGTTTACTCGAACAGTGGTCGCTAGACATTTTAGCTTTAGCCGAGCAAGACTTTCAAGCAGGAAGATTAGAACAAGCGATCGCCACAGCACAGCAAATTCCTAGAGACGTACCTGCGTATCAAAACGTAGCAAGTACAATTGCCAACTGGCGGTCGATTTGGTCGAAAGCAGAAGCTATTTATGCAGAAGTAGAAGACAACTTACGCGCCCGCCATTGGCATCAAGCATTTATGGAAACGGTGCGGTTATTAAGTGTTGGTAACGAATATTGGGCAACAACAAAATACGCAGAACTCAATCAAAAAATTGAAATTGCCCGCGAAGATGCCAGCAAGTTAGCAAAAGCTGAAAGTTTGGCAAAAAGAGGCGGTGCAGACAACTTAGTAGAAGCCATTAAAATTGCGGAATCAATCGGCGTCAATAGCTATATGTACCAAGAAGCGCGATCGCTGATTCCGGACTTGGGACGGCAGATGATGGCTCTCGCGCAAGCAGCCTTGGATAGACGCGATGCTAATACAGCAATTGAGATTGCCAATCGCATTCCGGCAAGTACAGGCTTACGTGCAGAAGCCCAAGACTTTACTACGTTAGCATCAGCACAGCAAAGTGCTTGGATGGGAGAAATTCCAGATATAGAAACGGCGATCGCCACTGCCCAAAAAATTGCTATCGATCGACCACTTTATAGTAGAGCGCAAGAATTAATCGCGCAGTGGCAGCTAGAAATTGAAGCTGTAGCGCGTCTCGATCGGGCGCGACAACTTGCCCAAGGCGGTACTATTGGAGATTTAACTGCAGCAATCACCGAAGCACAATTGATTTCGGATACAAATCCGCGTGCTGCCCAAGCGCGTACCGAGATTAATCGCTGGCGGCGACAAGTCGAGACGATTGAGGATAGACCACTACTTAACCGTGCCGAAGACTTAGCTGCCGGAGGCGACATTGCTTCGTTGCAAGCCGCAATTAACGAGGCAAGTCAAATTCGTAGCGGACGTGCGTTGTATCGCGAAGCGCAAAGTCGAATTCGCAATTGGACAAGCCGAATTCAGCGAACGCAAGACCAGCCTATTCTTGATGAAGCAAGATTTCTTGCTAGTAGTGGCAATCTTCCGGCAGCGATCGCAACAGCGCAAAGAATCGCTCCAGGAAGGGCACTTTCCGGAGAAGCCCAAGCGGCAATCAACGATTGGCAAGGACAAATCCGCGCGCGCCAAAACTGGCAAGAAGCACGCCGCACAGCACTACAAGGCACGCCAGAAGCATTGGCACAAGCAATCCGACTGGCAAATCGCGTCCCGCGAACTAGCCCACTACGTGCGGAGGTCAATCCGGCGATCGCGCAATGGAGTCAACAGCTATTTAATCTAGCGTTAAGTCGGGGTCAGTATGATATTCCTGGTGGAATTGCGATCGCTAGAAGAATTCCTCCTGGAACCGATGCTTATCGTGCTGCGCAACAGCAAATTACTGCCTGGGAGAAAATTTTAAATCCTGAGCCTGTCGTCGTACCCACAATACCAACACCAACTTCAACTCCGACACAATTACCACAATAG
- the hslO gene encoding Hsp33 family molecular chaperone HslO, translating to MADQLIRATAAEGGIRAVGVITTRLTEEARQRHQLSYVATAALGRTMSAGLLLASNMKRAESRVNIRIKGNGPLDGILVDAGLDGTVRGYVDNPTVELPPNPRGKLDVGGAVGNDGYLYVVRDVGYGYPYTSTVELVSGEIGDDITHYLVTSEQTPSALVLGVFVGSEGVQAAGGLLIQVLPKAARDEALIQTLESRVAALSGFTPLLQAGKTLPEIFGELLGDMGLEILPETQLVRFHCGCTFERMLGALKMLGEAELQDMIEKDDGAEATCHFCGTVYQASSTELSQLIADLQSEASAK from the coding sequence ATGGCAGATCAGTTAATTCGTGCCACAGCAGCTGAGGGAGGAATTCGGGCGGTGGGCGTCATTACCACTCGCCTCACCGAGGAAGCAAGACAGAGGCATCAGCTTTCGTACGTAGCCACGGCAGCTTTGGGACGTACGATGTCAGCAGGACTGCTTCTAGCATCAAATATGAAACGTGCCGAATCGCGAGTCAACATTCGAATTAAAGGCAATGGTCCGCTTGATGGAATTCTTGTTGATGCTGGGTTAGATGGTACTGTACGCGGTTATGTGGATAACCCTACTGTAGAACTACCTCCCAATCCTAGAGGAAAACTAGATGTAGGGGGTGCAGTTGGAAACGACGGCTACTTATATGTTGTGCGTGATGTTGGCTATGGATATCCTTACACGAGTACTGTAGAGCTAGTTTCTGGGGAAATCGGTGACGACATTACTCACTACCTGGTAACCTCTGAACAAACGCCATCAGCATTAGTTCTCGGCGTATTTGTGGGAAGTGAAGGAGTACAAGCCGCAGGCGGGTTGCTGATCCAAGTTTTACCAAAAGCTGCACGGGACGAAGCACTCATCCAGACCCTAGAATCTCGCGTCGCCGCCTTGTCAGGATTTACACCGCTATTGCAGGCTGGAAAAACATTACCTGAAATCTTTGGGGAACTACTCGGAGATATGGGTTTAGAGATTTTGCCAGAAACGCAGTTGGTACGTTTTCATTGTGGTTGTACATTTGAGCGGATGCTTGGAGCATTAAAAATGCTCGGTGAAGCCGAACTACAAGACATGATTGAAAAAGACGACGGCGCTGAAGCAACGTGTCATTTTTGCGGGACAGTTTACCAAGCAAGTAGCACTGAGTTGAGCCAGTTAATTGCCGATCTGCAGTCTGAAGCTTCAGCTAAATGA
- a CDS encoding HetP family heterocyst commitment protein: MNQPSHPIMKSKEAIAQEEVAKILDAILAGKYSWACVLFLHLYGYEPLDYIPYNTYNRLIKQNRKIVSSSCQKIDKCN, encoded by the coding sequence ATGAATCAGCCAAGCCATCCTATCATGAAAAGTAAGGAAGCGATCGCACAAGAAGAAGTCGCAAAAATTCTTGATGCAATCCTTGCTGGAAAGTACTCTTGGGCGTGTGTATTATTTCTACATCTTTATGGTTACGAACCTTTAGATTACATTCCATACAATACTTACAATCGACTAATAAAACAAAACCGTAAAATAGTCAGCTCGAGTTGCCAGAAAATTGATAAATGTAATTAA
- a CDS encoding HlyD family efflux transporter periplasmic adaptor subunit → MRLTYSEPNLLDLRHHLSQKIGNYDNYTRTRSTYYTTSCTSTATSTTNGTDKNILIKENQEVRRGDAIATLDSSRLQTQRRQLQTNIQQNQRQLERIAAQIKALDAQQNSESNLISRNIAAAQADLSLNQRGYKDQLVVSQAEVQEAEAAVELASEEMKRYQQLANTGAIATLQVKEKEQAFKVALARLSRAKAALNPSNASVTIANERIAQERARGLATLATLNKEREQLLQRQVEIQNQLERDEEELRQLGIELGRTIIIAPVAGTILKLNLRNPGQVVSLGDAIAQIAPSDAPIVIKARVAAEDIAKVSICEQAQILNCNEGKVQLRFSAYPYPDYGTLRGVVRAIAPDVIVSENNGVTAAPYYEVTIQPERPYFVRGEQSYPIQPGMEAIADIISREETVLTFLLRKARLLVDF, encoded by the coding sequence TTGCGATTAACTTATTCCGAACCAAATTTACTGGATCTGCGGCATCACCTGAGTCAGAAAATCGGCAACTATGATAACTACACCAGAACCAGATCCACCTATTACACGACTTCTTGTACCTCTACCGCTACCAGCACTACCAACGGCACTGACAAGAATATTTTAATTAAAGAAAATCAGGAAGTAAGACGGGGAGATGCGATCGCCACGCTAGATAGTTCTCGCTTGCAAACTCAAAGACGCCAACTCCAAACTAATATTCAGCAAAACCAACGACAACTTGAGCGCATTGCTGCCCAAATTAAAGCCCTTGATGCTCAGCAAAACTCGGAGAGTAATTTAATCAGCCGTAATATTGCCGCTGCTCAAGCTGACTTGAGTCTTAATCAACGAGGTTATAAAGATCAACTAGTCGTATCGCAAGCGGAAGTACAAGAAGCCGAAGCTGCGGTGGAATTGGCTAGTGAGGAAATGAAGCGGTATCAGCAACTAGCAAACACTGGTGCGATCGCTACGCTACAAGTCAAGGAGAAAGAACAAGCTTTTAAAGTTGCCCTGGCAAGATTATCGCGTGCTAAAGCTGCACTCAATCCTAGTAATGCTTCTGTAACAATTGCAAACGAACGCATTGCCCAAGAACGTGCTAGAGGTTTGGCAACTTTGGCGACATTAAACAAAGAACGGGAACAACTATTGCAACGCCAAGTCGAAATCCAAAATCAACTCGAACGCGACGAGGAAGAACTGAGACAATTAGGGATTGAACTTGGTAGAACCATTATCATAGCACCTGTTGCGGGTACTATCCTAAAGTTGAATTTACGCAATCCCGGTCAAGTGGTAAGCTTAGGAGATGCTATTGCCCAAATTGCTCCGAGTGACGCACCAATTGTCATTAAAGCAAGAGTGGCAGCCGAAGACATTGCTAAAGTAAGCATCTGCGAACAAGCACAGATTTTAAACTGTAATGAAGGTAAAGTGCAGTTGCGCTTTTCTGCTTATCCTTATCCAGACTACGGCACGCTGCGCGGTGTTGTACGGGCGATCGCACCTGATGTGATTGTCTCTGAAAATAATGGTGTTACTGCTGCGCCGTATTACGAAGTGACAATCCAGCCAGAAAGACCTTACTTTGTTCGGGGCGAGCAATCTTATCCTATTCAACCAGGAATGGAAGCTATCGCAGATATTATCTCCAGAGAAGAAACAGTTTTAACATTTTTGCTACGTAAGGCAAGACTGCTAGTAGATTTTTAA
- a CDS encoding peptidase domain-containing ABC transporter translates to MKYQVVRQHSEEDCGAACIATIARHYERTFAINRIREAVGTGQLGTTLLGLRQGAEALGFNARSVRASAEILDQMQEAPLPAIIHWQGNHWVVLYGQRGRKYIVADPATEIRYLSKKELMEGWKNYVMLLLEPDPIRFYAQSNDKVSHFGRFFKRLWTYKTVILQALLCAMVIGLLSLAFPFLIQILTDDVLVRGDTRLLAAVALTVVAMNIVNSILKLVQYNLVAHFAQRLQLGLILEFGRQILRLPLTYYESRRSGEIVSRLEDIQEINQLVSQVVVSLPSQFFIAVISFSFMLFYSGRLTLLAIFIAVFMTLSTAVFLPTLQQKVRSVLVLDAENQGILVETFKGALTLKTTTAAPQFWEEFQSRFGRSANQTFRTIQIGIINNTFSGLVYGIGSVTLLWFGSTLVISQQLSIGQLLAFNAMNANFLAFISTVIDFVDEYTRVQTATQRLTEVIDATSENQGDRKKSFDPIIRDNADIICTNLNFHYPGRVELLEDFSLTIPGGQVVALIGKSGCGKSTLVKIIAGLYSLQSGNIRIGIYNLQDLALDSLRQQVVLVPQEAHFWSRSIVENFRLGSPAVKFEQIVKACQMTEADDFISKLPDKYHTILGEFGANISGGQRQRLAIARAIVNDPPILILDESTAGLDPVSEAQVLDRLLSYRQGKTTILISHRPRVINRADWIILLEQGKLKLQGSIEDLQSLPGEHLEFITP, encoded by the coding sequence ATGAAATACCAAGTTGTTCGACAGCATAGTGAAGAAGACTGTGGCGCGGCTTGTATTGCCACTATTGCCCGACATTATGAGCGAACTTTTGCTATTAACCGTATCCGAGAGGCTGTAGGTACTGGGCAACTGGGAACAACGTTATTGGGACTAAGACAGGGGGCAGAAGCACTCGGTTTCAACGCACGTTCTGTCAGGGCATCAGCTGAGATCTTAGACCAAATGCAGGAAGCGCCATTACCCGCGATTATTCACTGGCAAGGCAATCACTGGGTTGTTTTATACGGACAACGAGGTAGGAAATACATCGTTGCCGATCCTGCGACAGAAATTCGTTATCTCTCCAAAAAAGAGTTGATGGAAGGCTGGAAAAATTATGTCATGCTTTTGCTAGAACCAGACCCTATCCGTTTCTACGCCCAAAGCAACGATAAGGTCAGCCATTTTGGACGCTTTTTCAAGCGCCTCTGGACATATAAAACTGTAATCTTGCAGGCTTTGCTCTGCGCTATGGTTATTGGTTTATTGTCGTTAGCGTTTCCTTTCTTAATTCAAATTCTTACCGATGACGTGTTAGTACGAGGCGACACTAGGTTGCTTGCTGCTGTAGCCTTAACAGTTGTCGCCATGAACATCGTCAACAGCATTCTCAAACTAGTTCAATATAACCTTGTTGCTCACTTTGCCCAACGACTGCAGTTAGGACTGATTCTAGAATTTGGGCGACAAATTTTGCGATTGCCACTAACTTACTATGAATCTCGTCGTAGTGGCGAAATTGTCAGTCGCTTAGAAGATATTCAAGAAATTAATCAGTTAGTCTCTCAAGTTGTTGTCAGTTTACCAAGTCAGTTTTTTATTGCGGTCATTTCTTTTAGCTTCATGCTTTTTTATAGCGGGAGGCTGACGCTACTTGCGATTTTTATCGCCGTCTTCATGACTTTATCTACAGCTGTATTCTTACCAACACTACAGCAAAAAGTCCGTAGTGTCCTCGTTTTAGATGCTGAGAACCAAGGTATTTTAGTCGAAACTTTCAAAGGTGCATTAACCCTCAAAACGACAACTGCAGCCCCTCAATTTTGGGAAGAATTTCAAAGTCGCTTTGGTCGCTCTGCAAATCAAACTTTCCGCACGATTCAAATTGGTATTATTAACAATACATTTTCTGGGCTAGTCTATGGCATTGGCAGCGTCACCTTACTCTGGTTTGGCAGTACCCTTGTCATTAGCCAGCAGTTGAGTATTGGTCAACTACTTGCTTTTAATGCCATGAATGCTAATTTTCTAGCTTTCATTAGCACTGTCATCGATTTCGTCGACGAATATACCCGCGTGCAAACCGCTACCCAGCGTTTAACTGAAGTTATTGACGCTACGTCAGAAAACCAAGGCGATCGCAAAAAGTCTTTCGATCCGATAATTCGCGATAATGCAGACATCATCTGCACAAATTTAAACTTCCACTATCCAGGTCGAGTTGAATTACTTGAGGATTTTTCGCTGACAATTCCTGGCGGTCAAGTTGTTGCCTTAATTGGAAAATCAGGCTGCGGCAAAAGTACCTTGGTAAAAATCATTGCCGGTCTATATTCACTGCAATCTGGTAATATCCGCATTGGTATCTACAACCTGCAGGACTTAGCTTTAGATTCTTTACGACAACAAGTTGTGCTCGTTCCGCAAGAGGCTCATTTTTGGAGTCGCTCAATTGTAGAAAACTTCCGCCTAGGTTCTCCCGCAGTTAAATTTGAGCAAATTGTGAAAGCCTGCCAAATGACAGAAGCTGATGATTTTATTAGTAAACTTCCTGATAAGTATCATACTATTCTCGGCGAATTTGGGGCTAATATTTCCGGCGGACAACGCCAACGTTTAGCCATAGCCAGGGCAATTGTTAATGACCCACCAATACTAATTTTAGATGAGTCAACTGCCGGACTAGACCCAGTAAGTGAAGCTCAAGTTTTAGACCGCCTTTTATCTTATCGTCAAGGTAAGACGACAATTTTAATCAGCCACCGTCCGCGAGTCATCAATCGAGCCGATTGGATTATACTACTAGAGCAAGGTAAACTAAAACTTCAAGGTTCAATAGAAGATCTCCAATCATTACCAGGAGAACATTTAGAATTCATCACTCCTTAA
- a CDS encoding universal stress protein → MLKTIVVAVDGSDLSEHVIQTVQELQLPPDSQIILCHVIPPPISDLDMVADLPHAYAAEVPYRNIEKQLAAYRDKLPRESQVEIVSGDPAEEIVRIANIYQADLIAIGSRGLQGVKRIIQGSVSSQVVESANCSVLVVKPMI, encoded by the coding sequence GTGTTAAAAACAATTGTGGTCGCTGTTGATGGTTCAGACCTGTCAGAACATGTTATTCAAACTGTACAAGAACTCCAACTGCCACCTGATAGCCAAATTATCCTTTGTCACGTGATTCCGCCACCGATATCCGATCTCGACATGGTTGCCGATCTACCTCACGCCTATGCAGCAGAAGTTCCTTACCGAAACATAGAAAAGCAGCTCGCAGCTTATCGCGATAAGTTACCCAGAGAAAGTCAGGTAGAAATTGTCAGCGGCGATCCGGCAGAGGAAATTGTGCGGATTGCGAATATCTACCAAGCTGATTTAATTGCGATTGGTAGTCGCGGTTTACAAGGTGTGAAGCGCATCATTCAAGGCTCAGTTAGTAGTCAAGTTGTCGAGAGTGCAAATTGTTCAGTATTGGTAGTTAAGCCAATGATATAA
- the hisD gene encoding histidinol dehydrogenase — MLRIITQQAEVRAELQRICDRTHDDQVVHKEATVREVLQAVKRQGDRALLHYTAEFDHQNLKQEELRVSGSELDAAYQQVSKELLDAIRLACRQIEAFHRQRVPKSWVHFGDDDVVLGKRYTPVDRAGLYVPGGRAAYPSTVLMNAIPAKVAGVPRRIMVTPPGVGKSITPAVLVAAQEAGIEEIYRVGGAQAIAALAYGTETIPKVNIITGPGNIYVTLAKKLVYGTVGIDSLAGPSEVLVIADETANATYVAADLLAQAEHDPMAAAILLTTDAELAKKVQAEVERQLENHPRRTLTEKAIAHYGLIVIVDSLAQAAELSNEFAPEHLELEVAEPWELLEKIRHAGAIFLGSSTPEAVGDYLAGPNHTLPTSGAARYASALGVETFLKHSSLIQYSPIALQKVAGAIEVLAKAEGLPSHAASVRLRTQPKGDPWGINDGEQPKS, encoded by the coding sequence ATGCTGCGAATAATTACTCAGCAAGCCGAGGTACGAGCAGAGCTACAACGCATCTGCGATCGCACTCACGATGACCAAGTGGTTCACAAAGAAGCGACAGTGCGGGAAGTGCTTCAAGCAGTGAAGCGCCAAGGCGACCGAGCCTTACTGCACTACACAGCAGAATTTGACCACCAAAACCTCAAACAAGAAGAGCTACGCGTTAGCGGTTCAGAATTAGATGCGGCTTACCAGCAAGTGTCGAAAGAACTGCTCGATGCGATTCGGCTCGCCTGCCGTCAAATTGAAGCTTTTCACCGCCAAAGAGTCCCCAAATCGTGGGTTCACTTTGGCGACGATGATGTGGTCTTAGGCAAACGCTACACGCCTGTAGACAGAGCAGGGCTATATGTGCCTGGTGGCAGAGCCGCCTACCCAAGCACTGTGCTGATGAATGCGATTCCGGCAAAAGTCGCAGGAGTCCCACGGCGGATTATGGTGACACCTCCAGGTGTAGGGAAATCAATTACTCCAGCAGTATTGGTAGCAGCGCAGGAAGCTGGGATAGAAGAAATTTATCGTGTAGGCGGAGCGCAGGCAATTGCGGCATTAGCCTATGGTACGGAAACGATTCCCAAGGTAAACATAATTACAGGACCGGGCAATATCTATGTTACCTTGGCAAAGAAACTTGTTTATGGAACTGTTGGTATTGACTCGCTCGCAGGACCTTCCGAAGTGCTTGTCATTGCCGATGAAACTGCGAACGCGACTTATGTCGCCGCTGATTTATTAGCACAAGCCGAACACGATCCGATGGCGGCGGCAATTTTGTTAACGACGGATGCGGAGTTAGCCAAGAAAGTACAAGCTGAGGTTGAGCGACAACTCGAAAATCATCCGCGCCGAACTTTAACCGAAAAAGCGATCGCGCATTATGGCTTGATTGTGATTGTCGATTCGCTAGCGCAAGCTGCCGAACTTTCAAATGAGTTTGCGCCAGAACATTTGGAACTCGAAGTCGCAGAACCTTGGGAGTTGCTCGAAAAAATTCGTCATGCTGGGGCGATTTTCTTAGGTTCTTCAACACCAGAAGCTGTGGGAGACTACTTAGCAGGACCAAACCACACGCTACCTACTTCGGGAGCCGCACGTTATGCGTCAGCGTTGGGTGTAGAGACTTTTCTAAAACACTCCAGTCTCATTCAGTATTCACCGATCGCCCTCCAAAAAGTTGCAGGAGCAATCGAAGTTCTCGCAAAAGCTGAAGGATTGCCATCTCATGCTGCATCGGTACGCTTAAGGACGCAGCCTAAAGGCGATCCTTGGGGAATAAATGATGGGGAGCAGCCAAAGTCTTAG
- the rpsT gene encoding 30S ribosomal protein S20 yields MANTKSAIKRIKIAERNRLRNKAYKSAVKTLMKKYLTAVDTYAANPTPEAKQEVLSRMAAAYSKIDKAVKRGVLHPNNGARKKSRLVKRLRQYEQAEASGN; encoded by the coding sequence GTGGCGAATACAAAATCTGCTATCAAGCGTATCAAAATTGCAGAACGAAACCGACTCCGTAACAAAGCTTACAAATCGGCAGTCAAAACTTTGATGAAAAAATACTTGACCGCTGTAGATACTTATGCTGCCAATCCTACTCCAGAAGCTAAGCAAGAAGTGCTTTCGCGTATGGCAGCAGCCTACAGTAAGATAGATAAAGCTGTAAAACGCGGCGTGCTGCATCCCAACAACGGTGCCCGCAAAAAATCGCGTTTAGTGAAACGATTGAGACAGTACGAACAAGCAGAAGCATCAGGGAACTAA
- a CDS encoding TatD family hydrolase, whose amino-acid sequence MQLIDSHVHLNFDVFEPDLPAVRSRWQEAGVVHLVHSCVEPAEFASIQLLAAKIPELSFAVGLHPLDADKWNAETASQITAYARSDRRVVAIGEIGLDFYKAENQARQKEVLARQLAIADELDLPVIIHCRDAANIMRDILQDFRQQGRRIKGVMHCWTGNPEETQWFLDLGFYVSFSGIVTFKNAKQIQESAKMVWSDRLLIETDCPFLSPVPKRSQKRNEPAFVRYVAEAVANLRGVTLEDIATQTTANACKLFGLSI is encoded by the coding sequence ATGCAACTCATAGACTCTCACGTTCATCTCAACTTTGATGTGTTTGAACCAGACTTGCCAGCGGTGCGCTCGCGCTGGCAAGAAGCTGGCGTGGTACATTTAGTTCACTCGTGCGTGGAACCAGCAGAATTTGCTAGTATTCAATTACTTGCGGCAAAAATTCCTGAGTTGAGTTTTGCGGTTGGTTTACATCCCCTTGATGCGGATAAGTGGAACGCAGAGACGGCCTCTCAGATTACTGCCTATGCTCGCTCAGATCGTCGAGTTGTAGCGATAGGAGAAATTGGGTTAGACTTCTATAAAGCGGAGAATCAAGCACGTCAAAAAGAAGTATTGGCGCGACAGCTAGCGATCGCAGACGAGTTAGACTTACCTGTGATTATTCACTGCCGCGACGCAGCAAACATTATGCGCGATATTTTACAAGATTTTAGACAACAGGGTCGTCGAATCAAAGGAGTTATGCATTGCTGGACGGGAAATCCAGAAGAAACACAATGGTTTCTTGATTTAGGGTTTTATGTGAGTTTCAGTGGTATAGTCACATTTAAAAATGCTAAGCAAATTCAAGAGTCCGCAAAAATGGTCTGGAGCGATCGCCTGTTAATCGAAACTGACTGTCCGTTTTTATCTCCGGTTCCAAAAAGAAGTCAAAAGCGCAATGAACCAGCGTTTGTCCGGTATGTAGCCGAAGCTGTAGCAAATTTACGTGGCGTGACCTTAGAAGATATTGCTACGCAAACAACAGCAAACGCTTGCAAGCTGTTTGGGCTTTCGATATAA